A portion of the Marinobacter alexandrii genome contains these proteins:
- a CDS encoding TolC family protein: protein MRLFIISIIILSCLKTFSQQDSVKTDTSYLSLESVLKITLSYHPIVKQANLLSQDAIARIREARGQLDPKLELDYSLKDFKEIEYYDLLSTSLKIPTYIGIDPKIEFLRNEGEFVNRQSLIPNTTNNEQVAIGVSVPIGKGLFFDERRNAIQKAKAFSQIADAEQIKETNKILFTVIKDYWNWYLYSKKQALLAQAIVLAENLFERTLIDYEFGEAAVVDTLQAKINYQKRIVDYRKATLEYELAKLNLAKHLWSENLLPLELQPNVLPDSSSLFFAPLDTDVKQGIEFALTNHPEINKLAGKRNQLNADLKWAKESFKPQIDLSYSFIDAPLDPDFSTRSVEFGENYKMGIDFSFPILLRKERGKIQQTRLKLQSNEYQVAQNQVELKNEVLGAYAQSVAFQDLLVQYQGVSQNYRRLLDAELVNLQNGETDLFKLNIQQDKYIEAQTEYFEAFTKWEKSKAEYYHITGVPLLGLTNMFEIVTNQ from the coding sequence ATGAGATTGTTTATAATTTCCATAATCATTCTATCATGTTTAAAAACCTTCTCACAACAAGATTCGGTAAAAACAGACACGTCTTACCTATCGCTTGAATCGGTTTTAAAAATTACATTGTCCTATCACCCAATCGTCAAGCAAGCTAACCTTTTGAGCCAAGATGCTATAGCTAGAATCAGAGAAGCACGAGGACAGCTTGACCCCAAGCTTGAGCTAGATTATAGTCTGAAAGATTTTAAGGAAATAGAATACTATGACCTATTAAGTACCTCTCTTAAAATCCCAACATATATAGGGATAGATCCAAAAATCGAATTCCTTAGAAATGAAGGAGAATTTGTAAATCGTCAGAGTCTTATCCCTAACACCACTAATAATGAACAGGTCGCTATTGGAGTATCTGTACCTATAGGTAAAGGGCTATTTTTCGATGAAAGGAGAAATGCCATACAAAAAGCCAAAGCTTTTTCTCAAATCGCTGATGCTGAACAGATAAAAGAGACCAATAAAATCTTATTTACCGTCATTAAAGATTACTGGAATTGGTACCTCTACAGTAAAAAACAAGCATTACTTGCACAGGCAATAGTCCTTGCAGAAAACCTCTTCGAACGAACTTTGATCGATTATGAGTTTGGAGAAGCTGCAGTAGTTGACACTCTTCAAGCAAAAATTAATTACCAAAAAAGAATCGTGGATTATCGAAAGGCTACTCTAGAATATGAATTAGCAAAATTGAATCTTGCTAAGCATTTATGGTCAGAGAATCTTCTTCCATTAGAGTTACAACCTAACGTTCTTCCTGATTCATCTTCTCTTTTCTTCGCACCCCTGGATACTGATGTAAAGCAAGGAATCGAATTCGCACTCACCAATCACCCAGAAATCAATAAACTAGCTGGAAAACGGAATCAATTGAATGCTGATTTGAAATGGGCTAAAGAAAGCTTCAAGCCACAAATAGATTTATCGTATTCCTTTATCGATGCTCCACTTGATCCTGACTTTAGTACTCGATCTGTAGAATTTGGTGAAAATTACAAAATGGGTATAGATTTTTCCTTTCCCATATTACTCAGAAAAGAAAGGGGGAAAATTCAGCAGACTCGATTAAAACTTCAGAGCAATGAATATCAAGTTGCGCAAAACCAGGTGGAGCTTAAAAATGAAGTTCTGGGAGCTTATGCTCAAAGTGTAGCATTTCAAGATTTGCTCGTTCAGTATCAAGGTGTCTCACAAAACTACAGAAGACTATTAGATGCTGAATTAGTCAATCTTCAAAATGGTGAAACCGATCTTTTTAAACTGAATATTCAGCAAGACAAATACATAGAGGCTCAAACAGAATATTTCGAAGCTTTCACTAAATGGGAAAAGAGTAAAGCAGAATACTATCACATCACAGGAGTTCCTTTGCTTGGTCTTACAAACATGTTCGAAATAGTTACAAATCAGTAA